The Thermanaerovibrio acidaminovorans DSM 6589 genome contains a region encoding:
- a CDS encoding PilC/PilY family type IV pilus protein, which translates to MPIVLTLGLAFVGARLVTGSDQVELNPFFKEAPKGIGEGVSPNVFILIDTSAPMLWSTGGDVNQVPPPNGQQSGPPGTSPYYQLPNPVPHNSVVGDPYYYYESSETYCTYGDGSQPYGMTTDQYYQYWGRDIDPSNNREFDEDCYAQDNDYLRYRRGQRANGLVPNDSRAFKMKLVLWRLIRSPEVIRDSIVGVATYYQQDYSNQGASRFPYADWYRGISKNRVFKYREESWPNGRFGYDNPQSNGLGGTGMTYYGRSVRISRGVYIGTNETSKRAMFIVPPAQLYRKIGAGYQPTRFRDQVTQWFNGTESQNDRELRFDGKRPLAQAIAFSDKYAGLEGSLRDFFCARENGKADVNNVYTSVKPNYVSSWCQGNYAIILTAGGQNRDNVDPVEAVRQLQRTRISYSGWGIDPSTGAYRMSQPVRVFVVGFINPNPTTDKGREAKRTIDRMADVGDDGLENGSASAFYANDVGALMEAFKRIFETINSNVGSGGAPTVSPKSDGSANVYSATFAVMLSSKVQQWKGDIVCYGIDKDDNQVFKWSAAEKLNAREHTDRTLYALVHGKGLEKVFHGGSFSDTGSLASQMGVSSSQAELFLRWLMGDRTVEADQTGFKVKWDEDFDEAYPHKRPSQRYKMGDVYHGGIVELAVQSSTGSKELALLAQDNLGLLHAFDGESGVEKWAFAPPNVLEGRRLVGLKQFAGSWIQTTDQNQIYASVPRYMLDGPLMVERTHDGRYVLLGLLGRGGCGLYAMDVTSPWSPRFLWGVENQLFGFSGGTTMPSISQNRKIVRWDQTGRTVIPYDQYSQWGQGGWGWNYSQMYLTTSTPVVGTFQGKDVFLMGGGYPGASNLHLPGAVFMTDLLTGELQKLFTEEGMGPVVGSPKALRVKPGSREIDLFYFGDLKSAVWRASAAANSLRRIVPVGVIPGGRGIAHQLGIARVSGALWVAGITGHDDGLEDPGGSHATAFAFPLARAEAGGIQNTGDLSRISYSDQSVAGGGNGWYMPLEVSGVNVERPTTPPVIKNGYAIFATFVPSSGQCLAGSGRLYAVNVKTGASGWGGQKFREIENLKITGITIHKNKIHLGVQKFSEIGDNAIKKAFGSDAKAHWDGGMITLSLPPNVPRDENKVTKYERLYWRRR; encoded by the coding sequence TTGCCTATCGTTCTGACCTTGGGGCTGGCGTTCGTGGGGGCCCGCCTGGTGACCGGTTCGGACCAGGTGGAGCTCAACCCATTCTTCAAGGAGGCCCCCAAGGGTATAGGGGAGGGGGTCTCCCCCAACGTGTTCATACTGATCGACACCAGCGCCCCCATGTTATGGTCCACTGGCGGGGACGTGAACCAGGTGCCGCCTCCCAATGGCCAGCAGTCGGGGCCGCCGGGGACCTCTCCCTACTACCAGCTCCCCAACCCGGTCCCACACAACTCGGTGGTGGGGGATCCCTATTACTATTACGAGTCCTCCGAGACCTACTGCACCTACGGGGACGGATCCCAGCCATACGGCATGACCACCGATCAGTACTACCAGTACTGGGGCAGGGATATAGATCCCTCCAACAACCGGGAGTTCGACGAGGACTGCTACGCCCAGGACAACGATTACCTGCGCTACAGGCGGGGGCAGAGGGCCAACGGCCTGGTCCCCAACGACAGCCGGGCCTTCAAGATGAAGCTGGTGCTCTGGCGCCTCATCCGATCCCCGGAGGTGATCCGGGACTCCATCGTCGGAGTGGCCACCTACTATCAGCAGGACTACTCCAACCAAGGAGCCAGCCGCTTCCCCTACGCAGACTGGTACCGGGGGATCAGCAAGAACAGGGTCTTCAAGTACCGGGAGGAGTCGTGGCCCAACGGCAGGTTCGGGTACGACAACCCCCAGTCGAACGGCCTGGGCGGCACTGGCATGACCTACTACGGTAGGAGCGTGAGGATAAGCCGGGGGGTATACATAGGCACCAACGAGACCAGCAAGAGGGCCATGTTCATAGTGCCCCCCGCCCAGCTGTACAGGAAGATAGGGGCCGGCTACCAGCCCACCCGGTTCAGGGACCAGGTTACCCAGTGGTTCAACGGCACCGAGAGCCAGAACGACCGGGAGCTCCGGTTCGACGGCAAGCGCCCCTTGGCTCAGGCCATCGCCTTCTCGGACAAGTATGCGGGGCTGGAGGGGTCCCTCCGGGACTTCTTCTGCGCCAGGGAGAACGGCAAGGCGGACGTGAACAACGTGTACACCAGCGTCAAGCCCAACTACGTATCCAGCTGGTGTCAGGGCAACTACGCCATAATACTCACCGCCGGGGGGCAGAACCGGGACAATGTGGACCCGGTGGAGGCGGTGAGGCAGCTCCAGCGGACCCGGATATCCTACAGTGGCTGGGGAATAGATCCCTCCACTGGGGCATACCGGATGTCCCAGCCGGTGAGGGTCTTCGTGGTTGGCTTCATCAACCCGAATCCTACCACCGACAAGGGCCGGGAGGCCAAGCGCACCATCGACAGGATGGCGGACGTGGGGGACGACGGGCTGGAAAACGGCTCCGCCTCCGCCTTCTACGCCAACGACGTGGGGGCTCTGATGGAGGCCTTCAAGCGGATATTCGAGACCATAAACAGCAACGTGGGCAGCGGCGGGGCCCCAACGGTGAGCCCCAAAAGCGATGGGTCCGCCAACGTCTACTCCGCCACCTTCGCGGTGATGCTGTCCAGCAAGGTCCAGCAGTGGAAGGGGGACATAGTCTGCTACGGGATCGACAAGGACGACAATCAGGTCTTCAAGTGGAGCGCGGCGGAGAAGCTCAACGCAAGGGAGCACACGGACCGTACCCTGTACGCCCTGGTGCATGGCAAGGGGCTCGAGAAGGTGTTCCACGGGGGATCCTTCTCCGATACCGGATCGTTGGCGTCCCAGATGGGGGTGTCCTCCTCCCAGGCGGAGCTGTTCCTCCGGTGGCTCATGGGGGACAGGACCGTGGAGGCGGATCAGACGGGCTTCAAGGTCAAGTGGGACGAGGACTTCGATGAGGCCTATCCGCACAAGAGGCCCAGCCAACGCTACAAGATGGGGGACGTGTACCACGGGGGAATCGTGGAGCTCGCCGTCCAGTCCTCCACGGGGAGCAAGGAGCTGGCGCTTCTGGCCCAGGACAACCTGGGGCTACTTCACGCCTTCGACGGGGAGTCCGGGGTGGAGAAGTGGGCCTTCGCCCCCCCTAACGTCCTGGAGGGCCGCCGGCTGGTGGGGCTTAAGCAGTTCGCCGGGAGCTGGATCCAGACCACGGATCAGAACCAGATCTACGCCTCGGTGCCCAGGTACATGCTGGACGGTCCTCTGATGGTGGAGAGGACCCATGACGGCAGGTACGTGCTCCTGGGCCTGCTGGGAAGGGGGGGCTGCGGGCTGTACGCCATGGACGTAACGTCCCCCTGGTCCCCCAGGTTCCTCTGGGGGGTGGAGAACCAGCTCTTCGGCTTCTCGGGCGGCACAACCATGCCCTCCATCTCCCAGAACAGGAAGATAGTGAGGTGGGATCAGACGGGCCGGACGGTTATCCCCTACGACCAGTACTCCCAGTGGGGGCAGGGTGGCTGGGGGTGGAACTACTCCCAGATGTACCTTACCACCTCCACCCCGGTGGTGGGCACCTTCCAGGGCAAGGACGTGTTTCTCATGGGCGGGGGCTACCCGGGGGCTTCGAACCTTCACCTGCCCGGGGCGGTCTTCATGACCGACCTCCTGACCGGGGAGCTGCAGAAGCTCTTCACCGAGGAGGGCATGGGGCCCGTGGTGGGCAGCCCCAAGGCCCTGAGGGTCAAGCCTGGATCCAGGGAGATAGACCTCTTCTACTTCGGGGATCTCAAATCCGCTGTGTGGCGGGCCAGCGCGGCGGCTAACTCCTTGCGCAGGATCGTCCCCGTGGGCGTCATCCCCGGAGGAAGGGGGATAGCCCATCAGCTGGGCATAGCCAGGGTCTCCGGCGCCCTCTGGGTGGCGGGTATCACCGGCCACGACGATGGGCTTGAGGACCCGGGCGGATCTCATGCCACCGCCTTCGCCTTCCCCCTGGCCAGGGCCGAGGCGGGGGGGATCCAGAACACCGGGGACCTGAGCAGGATATCCTACTCTGATCAGTCGGTGGCGGGGGGTGGGAACGGGTGGTACATGCCTCTTGAGGTCTCGGGTGTCAACGTGGAGCGTCCCACCACGCCGCCGGTGATCAAGAACGGCTACGCCATCTTCGCCACCTTCGTCCCATCCAGCGGTCAGTGTCTGGCGGGAAGCGGCAGGTTATACGCGGTGAACGTCAAGACCGGGGCCAGCGGCTGGGGGGGACAGAAGTTCAGGGAGATAGAGAACCTGAAGATAACGGGCATAACCATCCACAAGAACAAGATCCACCTGGGGGTTCAAAAGTTCTCCGAAATAGGGGATAATGCGATAAAGAAGGCCTTTGGGAGCGATGCCAAGGCACACTGGGATGGTGGTATGATAACCCTGTCCCTGCCTCCTAACGTTCCAAGGGACGAGAACAAGGTCACCAAATACGAGAGGCTGTACTGGAGGAGACGATGA
- a CDS encoding type IV pilus modification PilV family protein, giving the protein MRRGFSLVEALISLVILAVVLLGLAASIMMSHSMAMRTSEQESVLWLASDALDALERGDSPPSSVPPYSLSYSSGDVPQGRRWVVTVTWDSASGPRSLSFERVMPRDPSLAVN; this is encoded by the coding sequence ATGAGGCGAGGGTTCTCCCTGGTGGAGGCGCTGATATCTCTGGTCATCCTGGCGGTGGTGTTGTTGGGGCTGGCCGCATCCATCATGATGTCCCACTCCATGGCCATGAGGACCTCCGAGCAGGAGAGCGTGCTTTGGCTGGCGTCGGACGCGCTGGACGCGCTGGAGCGGGGGGACTCCCCCCCCTCCAGCGTCCCCCCCTACTCCCTTTCCTACTCCTCCGGCGACGTGCCCCAGGGCCGCCGCTGGGTGGTCACCGTGACCTGGGACTCCGCGTCGGGACCCAGGTCCCTTTCTTTCGAGAGGGTGATGCCCCGTGACCCGTCACTGGCGGTCAATTAG
- a CDS encoding type II secretion system protein, which yields MMRFRRGFALPTVLVIMLVSLGLVATTFFISSNLFSTTQSVVQQKRHYISAQYGVSLGEAWLVANTSGDVFPGFDPGADLSPSGILADRDIDGMSVPFGNLIARSSSGSPGVLKASLDGGEVTVFIYRVDYDQIPSYRKDLPPRLKSIVEVRTSDITIEPSLPGSSGGVGVLGDAGIFRPPSYVIRSVSKRKGFALGEDRYMVVEEGVLGRSDSP from the coding sequence ATGATGCGCTTCAGAAGGGGCTTCGCCCTCCCCACGGTTCTCGTCATCATGCTGGTATCCCTTGGGTTGGTGGCCACCACGTTCTTCATCTCCAGCAACCTCTTCTCCACCACCCAGAGCGTGGTGCAGCAGAAGAGGCACTACATCTCCGCCCAGTACGGGGTATCCCTGGGGGAGGCGTGGCTGGTGGCCAACACCTCCGGGGACGTGTTCCCCGGCTTCGACCCCGGGGCGGATCTCAGCCCCTCGGGCATCCTGGCGGACAGGGACATAGACGGCATGTCGGTCCCCTTCGGGAACCTGATAGCCCGCTCCTCCTCCGGCTCTCCGGGAGTTCTGAAGGCCAGCCTGGACGGTGGAGAGGTGACGGTCTTCATCTACCGGGTGGATTACGATCAGATCCCATCCTATCGGAAGGACCTGCCCCCCAGGCTCAAGAGCATAGTGGAGGTTAGGACGTCGGATATCACCATAGAGCCCTCCCTTCCGGGCTCCTCCGGCGGCGTAGGGGTCCTTGGGGACGCGGGGATATTCAGGCCCCCATCCTACGTGATAAGGAGCGTGTCCAAGCGCAAGGGGTTCGCCCTGGGGGAGGATCGGTACATGGTGGTTGAAGAGGGTGTCTTGGGGAGGAGTGATTCTCCGTGA
- a CDS encoding type IV pilus modification PilV family protein: MTRHWRSISLGSRRGFSLAEILMAVLVGAVALMGAVAMFWLYMSHYERVDQSARARMRAEEAVVLLQDWILNASVGVSADRPSDAFPGVSSLSSWGGMVEVLDQGRRLRFIYGVPVGSCLVAADLVTVPTGKETVLTLSSPLPSDIFDTSSTMKGWLAFPSGSSPLKIKEMNGTSVKVENRVSQDVVLVPMDEVFVLRAADVQFRNGTIYVEDVTLTPSEPRTEQGAYADVRFSLSPKGDILTMHVLSRGGKPGKGMPQGWPSSFGTTLSSEDAGSHLVYARTSWRMRNR; the protein is encoded by the coding sequence GTGACCCGTCACTGGCGGTCAATTAGCCTCGGATCCCGCAGGGGCTTCTCCCTGGCGGAGATCCTGATGGCGGTTCTGGTTGGCGCTGTGGCCCTGATGGGTGCGGTGGCCATGTTCTGGCTTTATATGTCCCATTATGAGCGGGTGGACCAATCCGCTCGGGCCCGAATGAGGGCCGAGGAGGCGGTGGTGCTCCTGCAGGACTGGATCCTTAACGCATCGGTCGGAGTCTCGGCGGATCGCCCCTCCGATGCGTTTCCCGGTGTCTCATCTCTGTCCTCCTGGGGGGGGATGGTGGAGGTGCTGGACCAGGGGCGCCGTCTCAGGTTCATCTACGGCGTCCCCGTTGGATCCTGTCTGGTGGCTGCCGATTTGGTGACCGTGCCCACCGGCAAGGAGACGGTGCTGACCCTATCTTCCCCCCTTCCGTCGGACATATTCGACACCTCGTCCACCATGAAGGGGTGGCTCGCCTTCCCGTCCGGCTCGTCGCCGCTTAAGATAAAGGAGATGAACGGCACTTCCGTCAAGGTGGAGAACCGGGTCTCCCAAGATGTTGTTCTTGTCCCCATGGACGAGGTCTTCGTCCTAAGGGCCGCGGACGTTCAGTTCAGGAACGGGACCATATACGTGGAGGACGTGACCCTCACCCCCTCGGAGCCCCGAACCGAGCAGGGGGCCTATGCGGACGTTCGGTTCTCCCTGTCTCCCAAGGGGGACATCCTGACCATGCACGTGCTTAGCCGGGGAGGCAAGCCCGGCAAGGGGATGCCCCAGGGTTGGCCCTCCTCCTTCGGGACAACCCTTTCGTCCGAGGACGCGGGGTCCCACTTGGTCTACGCTAGAACCTCCTGGAGGATGAGAAACCGATGA